The sequence TTGAAGTACGTAACCCCGCCACCGATGGCGTGATTGCGTCTGTTGCCGATGGTAATGAGCAAGATGTTGACGATATTGTCCGCGCTTCTCATGAAGCGTTTACTTCTGGTGTGTGGTCAAAACTTCGCCCTGCCGATCGTGAGCGGTTGTTACTCAAATTAGCCGATGTGCTAGAAGCGCATACAGAAGAATTGGCGCAGTTAGAAACGCTGAACCAAGGCAAGTCGATTCATATCTCTCGCGCCATTGAAGTAGGTGCGGCAATCGAATATGTACGCTATATGGCGGGCTGGGCAACCAAGATTACTGGCGAAACCATGGATGTATCGATCCCTGT is a genomic window of Leeia speluncae containing:
- a CDS encoding aldehyde dehydrogenase family protein is translated as EVRNPATDGVIASVADGNEQDVDDIVRASHEAFTSGVWSKLRPADRERLLLKLADVLEAHTEELAQLETLNQGKSIHISRAIEVGAAIEYVRYMAGWATKITGETMDVSIPV